The sequence below is a genomic window from Candidatus Bathyarchaeota archaeon.
CATCACCGTGTTTGTATAAAAAATCCACACAATGAGAAACCCCGCCAACAAGCTACCAACTGCCATAGAAACGAAGGCGGTAGTTCTCAGGTGAACCAAGGTTTTCCTTTTCTTTCCACTCTTCTCCAGAAGGAAAGCTCGGTTCACAGCCCATAGAGAAGCACTCTTGGTTCCTTCCGTAACCTTGCCCAATAGAAACGCAAAAGGGGTGTAAGACAAATAGTAAATCGAACTGGAAAGCACAGCGAGTAGTCCATTCAAGATGAAAAACAGCTTTCTGCCTAAGAAGTCAGAAACAACAGCAAAAGACATTCTCGTCAGTTGAAAAATCAGAGGTAAGGATGCAAAAATTAATCCAATAGTAACTATGTCGAGATTTCTCTCTTTCATTAACAAGGGCAATACGATGGTTAGGATTCCGCTTATGAAAGAGTTTAAGACTTGTATGAAAAAAATGATTTTGGTCTGATTCAGAACTGTTCCCTTCACTTTCTTTTCCTTCATTGCTTCATTATGCGTTTATTACCAGAAGCTTGGATATGTGATTATCTTATCGAATTGCTCATTTCATTATATAACCTCTACAACCCTTCTCCCAGATCCCCAGCTACTAGAGGTCACACAAAAATTTATTTCAACACTACAAACAAAAACAAAAATTTGGGGAAATTCGTTTTCAACTGTATTCTCGGAAAGTATGGTTACATTTGGTACAACGGAAAAACTGTGTAGAAGACTCATCACTCCCCCTAGTCTGCACCTGCCACACATAAGCCAACATATTCCCACACTTGGGACACCCAACCCTAATAGTAGGCAAAGTCCGCAACTTCTGCGCCTCCTTCCCAATCACAACCACACGCTCTTGAGGCCCATGCTCTATAACCTTTGGAGTAGCCACAATGCGCACTGCTCGTTTTTTATAGCCACACTTCGGACATGAAAGCGCAACGGTGACCTTATTTCCCTTTTTCTTCTGGGCTGGAGTCAGCCTCATCCCACACTTGGGACAGAACTCCATGGCATATCACCATTCCGTTCACTTTCCTTACTTTCGCGTCTTTTAAACCTTTTCTTTCAATCGAGTTAACCCAGAGGCTATGATATGTGCTACTCGCAACGCTTCGGGAATATTGCTTCGCGTAGATGTACTCTTTAGAATCTTCTCTGCATCCTTCTCCGAAATCCCCACAATCTGCACATACACGGCTTGTTCAGCGTCTCGCGTATGCACCTCTATTAATTTTCCAGCATTCTCCATTGCTTCCAACCGATTTTCATATTCAGGTAGATTCCGAAGCGCTCTCCTTATATCATCGAGGTCTGGCTTCTCTCGTGTAACCGTTATGACAGGCAAACGTACTCTTTCGAAAAGCTTCTTTATATCCACCATGTTGAAGCCGGCGAAGGTAACCCCGTTTAACATAACTACTCGAAGTTGATCATAATGAGGGGACGCGGTTATCATGGACTCTATCTTTTCTGTTGCATCCATTCCATCAATCTCCACCTCTGTTCGCATAACTCCGTCAAGCCAGTACCCTCCCCGGTAAACAACACCTACAACAGTTGCTACGCCCTTTGAGTGTGGAACAAAAACTCCATCATCAACGCCTAGCACCCTGATCTCAGGCTTTATGCATCGAATCTTTACAATATTTTCATGCATAAGTTGCACCAAACATATTATAACTAAACAACTGTTTAAAAGTGACAAGCAATGTTCGCTTTCATATCACAACATAAAAGTTTGCGTGAAATCTTAACGGATCACAAACTCGCTGCCCTAGGAGACGCCTACGTGAACTTCATTTATTCTTTAGCTTTGTCAAAGAGAAAGGAACAACCTGTAGGTACCAAAGTAAAAAGTCACATACTTGCTGAAGCACTCAAAAAAGCGGAGCTGAGGGAGTTCTTGCCTCGAAGAACCGACCGCCATAGCCAAGCAGACGCTGCAGAAGCTCTAATTGTATACGCTTGGATACAGAATTTAATGAGTATTGAAGAGGGAGTTAACTTTTTAGGGCAGCATGAAAACGTGATCGAAGCTTTCTGCTCGTTACTCTGCACTGCAAGAAAAAGGCTGAAGCTATGAGGCTTTACTAGATTCCGCCAATTTAGCAGAGGCAGTCGAGGACAATTTTCGTTGCCATGCTTTCAACGCTTTCTCAAAGGTCTTCCTGAATTCTTTGTTTTGCTTCTGTATTTTTTTCACCGCGTTTCGAATTGCGGTTTCTGGTTTCAGCCCTTTCTTGGTTTGAACATAAATTATTGGGTTTGATGTTAGTGGATGTGGCACATCGTAACCCGCCATTTCGATCGCATCGTCCTCGACGAGAGCTTTTTGCAGTACATTGCAGAATGTGTGACCTTCGCCTTCAATTTCTATTTTTAGTTCGTTGGACGTTCTCTTTAGTACCTTGATTTTCATTTTTATCCCTCTAACCAGCGTTTTTCCCATAGTCTGAAGCCGCTTTCCGTCTTTCAATTTTTCCGCACTCTGGACATCGCATTCTTTGTCTTCCTAAGAGTAACGTGTTCCCACACCGCGAGCAGAAGGCGTAGATGACTCCGAGATTTTTTTCCACAGTTGACAGATGATATGTTCTATTTTTGTTTACGATTACTTTGGCTCTCATAATGTCGCCTGGTTTGCATACTTCGAACATTGTTTCAACGTAACCGAAACTTGTATCAGAAATATGTAAAGTACCAGTGAAGAACCCTGACAGTAGTGTCTTTCCTATTTTAAATATGCGTAATGCCGCCATTTTGCTTTGTACGCTTTGAACTCGGCCAATGATGGTGCTTCCTGCCAGAGGAACAGTTGCCCTGCGAACTATAGGATACACAGACATTTTTTTATTCAGTGTATCTAGGAGCGTGCGTCCGGTGATGTTTGAGTATATTGTTCCGTGTTCTTCGTATGTTCCAGAGTCTGGTATGAATTCTTCAATGACGCCTAAACGGTCTCCTGGTACGACAAACAGTCCACTTTTTCTTTCAGATTGTCCCACAAGTCTTCCCTTCTACTTGGTATAGATCAACCTCAATGCTGTACTTTCTTTTTGTGTGAAACTCGAAGAGTTTTGGAATTGTCATCTGCATAGGAAATATGCTTATAACCTTTCCTCCACACTTCTCAATAAACCTTTTGATAAACTCTCGGTTGCGTTTTCCACTTTTATGAAACGAATAAATCCTTTGACCTAGCTCCAAAGATTTCTCGATGAACTTTCGATCAGCCCTTCTTCTTTGTATGCCAAAGGGGGGATTCTGTAAAACCGTGTCGAAAGAACCACGCACAGCATCGATATCCGCCACAACCCAACTTGTCTTTTCTTTTACACCCATTTTCTCTGCGTTTTTCAACGCTATTTCTACGGCTACTTTGTCTAGGTCGACGCCGACAGCTTCTTTTGCTCCAAGAAGAACCGCACCAATCGCCAGCCTCCCAGTGCCACAGCCCAGATCAATAATTGTTTTGTCAATAATATCGTCATAGATGTACGTCGCCGTGTAGAGAATCTCTGCAGCGACTTCAGGAGGTATCGTGTATTGTTCCAAGTAAGCCTTAGGCGTCGGATGAGGTGTGATCTCTAACAATGCTTTTTCTAAGTCTAGCTTTCGAACCATCCTTTTCTGCATAACTCTTCCCAGCTTGTTTCTCCCAGCATAACTAGTGTTTCGTTGAACGTTAGAACCGGTGTGCGAAAGCTCAGTGTGTCATCTAGAGAGATGCGGGGGCAAGCGGTATTTACGTACGCGTCTATGTCAAGGAACTGCATAAGCACACTGGGTGTGATCTCTCTTACTGCAAGCAAGGTTGCCTTCTTCCCGTTCTTCTCCAGTCTTTCTTTCATTTCAA
It includes:
- a CDS encoding methyltransferase domain-containing protein — encoded protein: MQKRMVRKLDLEKALLEITPHPTPKAYLEQYTIPPEVAAEILYTATYIYDDIIDKTIIDLGCGTGRLAIGAVLLGAKEAVGVDLDKVAVEIALKNAEKMGVKEKTSWVVADIDAVRGSFDTVLQNPPFGIQRRRADRKFIEKSLELGQRIYSFHKSGKRNREFIKRFIEKCGGKVISIFPMQMTIPKLFEFHTKRKYSIEVDLYQVEGKTCGTI
- a CDS encoding RNA-binding protein, whose translation is MGQSERKSGLFVVPGDRLGVIEEFIPDSGTYEEHGTIYSNITGRTLLDTLNKKMSVYPIVRRATVPLAGSTIIGRVQSVQSKMAALRIFKIGKTLLSGFFTGTLHISDTSFGYVETMFEVCKPGDIMRAKVIVNKNRTYHLSTVEKNLGVIYAFCSRCGNTLLLGRQRMRCPECGKIERRKAASDYGKNAG
- a CDS encoding DNA-directed RNA polymerase subunit L, whose translation is MKDGKRLQTMGKTLVRGIKMKIKVLKRTSNELKIEIEGEGHTFCNVLQKALVEDDAIEMAGYDVPHPLTSNPIIYVQTKKGLKPETAIRNAVKKIQKQNKEFRKTFEKALKAWQRKLSSTASAKLAESSKAS
- a CDS encoding DUF99 family protein, with amino-acid sequence MHENIVKIRCIKPEIRVLGVDDGVFVPHSKGVATVVGVVYRGGYWLDGVMRTEVEIDGMDATEKIESMITASPHYDQLRVVMLNGVTFAGFNMVDIKKLFERVRLPVITVTREKPDLDDIRRALRNLPEYENRLEAMENAGKLIEVHTRDAEQAVYVQIVGISEKDAEKILKSTSTRSNIPEALRVAHIIASGLTRLKEKV
- a CDS encoding transcription factor S, whose translation is MEFCPKCGMRLTPAQKKKGNKVTVALSCPKCGYKKRAVRIVATPKVIEHGPQERVVVIGKEAQKLRTLPTIRVGCPKCGNMLAYVWQVQTRGSDESSTQFFRCTKCNHTFREYS